CAGGGACATCCCCAAAAAAGAACTGCTGGAATCCACCGAACTGGCGCTGGGCGAAGCCTACATGCGGGGTGACATCGAAATTAAGGGGGATCTGTTCCATATGCTGTGTACCCTGCTGGATCAGGCCGACCGTTTCAGCCTGGACCGGAAAGGACTGCGCAACATCCTGTACATGTCGGAAAAGAAAAAAGACCAGGCCCGGGAAGTTTCCTCCCATTATGACCTGGGGAACGATTTCTATCAGTTGTGGCTGGATCCGACCATGAGTTATTCCTGCGCCTACTTCAAGCATCCGGATGACACCCTGGAGCAGGCCCAGAGGAACAAGGTGGATTACATCCTGCAGAAACTGTATCTGAAAAAAGGCATGAACCTGCTGGACATCGGCTGCGGCTGGGGCTTTCTGCTGATCGAGGCGGCCAGGAAGTATGGCGTGAAGGGCTATGGCTGTACCCTGAGCCGGGAACAGTGGAAAAAAGGCCAGGAACGGATCAGGGCGGAAGGCCTGGAAGACCTGGTAACCATCGACCTGTGCGATTACCGGGATCTGGAGGATAAAGGACTGGGCAATCATTTCGACCGCATTGCCAGTGTGGGCATGATGGAACATGTGGGCCGCTCCAACTATGCCACCTATATGGAATGCGCCAACCACCTGCTGAAGGAAGGTGGCCTGTTCCTGCTCCATTCCATCACAGGTCACGATGAGGTGGTGTCAGAACCCTGGATCCGGAAATACATCTTTCCAGGCGGTACCCTGCCCTCTCTGCGGGAGCTGATTTCCCACGCCTATGACGCCAGCTTCCGGGTATTGGATGTGGAAAGCCTGCGCCAGCATTACTGCAGGACCCTGCTGTGCTGGTACCATAACTTCTGCAAGGTCCATGAAAAAGTGGCCCGCTGGAAGGATCCGGAATTCGTCCGCATGTGGGATCTGTACCTGTGCGGCTGTGCCGCCGCCTTCCACATCGGGTACATCGATGTGCACCAGACACTGATGACCAAGGGAAACAACAACAATCTGCCCATGACGCGGTGGTATTGAAAAACAGGGTGTGAAGAAATGGACCTTTATTTCTTCACACCCTGTTTTGTTTTTTACAGCTTCGGCAGATGGTCTACGCCTTCCACCGGACAGTCGTACTGACCGTCGTTCTTTTCCATGAACTCTTTTTGGGCCGCTTCCAAAAGGGCCGGGTTTTCCAGTACTTTCACCGCCGTCAGGGCAATGACCTTCCCGGCAGTCAGCATGCCTTTCCAGCCAATGGGAGAATTCACCTGTCCAGTCTTGTACCAGGAATGGCCTGGCGTCCCAAAGGCTTCCGTGGCCGCCGTGAAGTAATAGGTGGGCGCAATGAAACCCACGTCCCCCACATCCGTAGAACCGAAATCCAGTTCTTCCCGATCCGGTTCAAAATCCCTGATTTCCGTATCCAGGGGCTGGGACAGCTTTTCAGCCAGACGGTTCCTGCCGTACCGGTTCACCAGCATCTGCTTTTCCTTTTCCTTCATGCTGTCGCTGAAAGCCTCCGTGAATTTTTTGGCCAGAGCGAAATCAGCCTCGTCCCATTTCGGTACCCCGATTTCATGAAAAGCTTCCGTGGCCGTCTGCGCCAGCACCTTGTTGTTGATGTACTCGGAGTAGCCGCTTTCCCGTTCCACACGCACCTTCGTACCGCAGATCAGGGCTGCGCCCCGGGCCACATCATCCAGCCGCTTCACGATTTCCTTGACCTGCCGGTAGTAGGGAGCCCGCACCACATAGCGCACCGCTGCATGGTCCTGCACCACGTTGGGTGCCCGGCCGCCCACGTCCAGATAGGCATACTGGATCCGTGCCTCCATGATCACATGTTCCCGCAGGTAGTTGGCCCCCACGCCCATGATCTCACAGGAATCCAGGGCACTGCGGCCCAATTCCGGTGCTGCAGCCGCGTGGGAGGTGATGCCCTGGAACTTGTAGGTACGGCACACGTTGGCATTCAAGTGGGGTGTGGCCGTCCGGTTTTCCGCCGCTGGATGCCAGGAAAGGAAGAAATCCACCCCGTCAAAGGCCCCATCCCGGGCCATGAAGGTCTTGCCACTGAGGTTCTCTTCTGCCGGGGTGCCGAAGTACACCACCGTACCCGGCTGGCCGGTGGCTTCCAGATAGTCCTTCAGGGCCAGTGCCCCCGCCAGCGCCCCCGTGCCCAGCAGGTTGTGACCGCAGCCATGGCCCGGGCAGCCTTCGTGTTCCGGTTTCTTCACCGGGCAGCCGGCTTCCTGGCTCAGCCCCGGCAGCGCATCATATTCGCCCAGGATGCCTATGACCGGACTTCCCTTTCCCCAGACGCCCTTGAAGGCCGTGGGGATATCCACCAGATTCCGGGTCACGGTGAATCCGTGTTTTTCCAGGGCCTGGCACAGCGCCTCCGCCGATTTGAATTCCTCGTAGCCCACTTCCGCCAGCTCCCAGATTGTCTGGCTGAGACCGATCAGCTCGTCTTTATACCGGTTGTCCACCGCCTGTTCGATGATCTGTTGTGGATCCATGGATGATCACGCTCCCTATCATAAGATAAATTCATTATAGCACAAGGGGGTGTGAAAATTGCTTTTCACACCCCGTCACTAGTCACTAGTCCCTAGCCAATGGAAGCCAGCTTTGCTGGCCATGATGATTTTTTACAGCTCTTTCTGCAGAAAGATGGTCTTATGTTTTTTCCCCGGCAGCTGTTTTTCCCCAATGATGTGGAAACCCAGATGCAGATACATATCCTTCAGCCAGGGATGGGTATTGGCCGTCCCCAGGGTGACAAAAGGAGCCTTCAGCTGTTTCTTCAGCACTTCTTCCTCCACCCAAGAGATGGCGCTGATCAGCCTGTCATTCTCGAACCACCCGTAGGTGGGCGTCTCCGCCAGCCACTTTTTCTCATCTTCCAGCGTGGCATCCATGGCCGAGAAAGAAATGGGATACGGCCGGTCCATCTGGTAGCTGCGGTGGAGCACATGGTAGTACTCCGGCGCATCCTCCACGGTCAGTTGGCGCGCGTATGCCATAAGCCCTCGCCCCCTTTCTTTTCCTTCCCATCTGTTCTATACTATATCCTGTGACTTTTGGAAAGGAACCTGAACCCATGGAAAAATACATCGACATCAACAAAAACGGTCTCAGCGTCCGGTGCAAGCTGTTCTACCAGAAAGATTTCCGGAACATTCCCCACATGGTGATCTGTACCCACGGTTTCGGCGGCAACAAGGAAAACCATTCTGCCGCCAAATTTGCCCAGCAGCTGATCAGCAAATACAAAGGGTATGGTGCCATTGTGTTCGACTGGCCCTGTCATGGCCAGGATGCCCGAAAGAAACTGGTTCTGGAGGAATTCATGACCTATCTGACCCTGGTCATCGACTACTGCCGGGAAGAGCTCCATGCCCAGGACCTGTACAACTACTCGGTCAGTTTCGGTGCCTACCTGACCCTGAAATACATGGCAGAGATCGGCAATCCCTTCAAAAAGGTGGGACTCCGTTGCCCGGGCATCAACATGTACCAGCTCATGCTGAACAACCTGTCGGAAGAAGATCTGGCCAAACTGAAAAAGGGCAAGGAAGTGTCCGTAGGCTACGAGCGGAAGATGAAATGCGACCAGCAGTTCCTGGACGACCTGAAAAAAAGCGACATCCGCCAGTACGAATACTTCGACTGGGCGGATGATATGCTGATTCTCCATGGCACCAAGGACAAACTGGCTCCCATCGAGGATTCCCAAAAATTCGCCGAGGACAATGTGATCCAGTTCATTCCTGTAGAAAACGCCAATCACACGTTCTCAGACCCCAAAACCAGCGACTTTGCCGCTCACACCATGGTGGAATTCTTCAAACCGGAATAGGAGCCGCAAAGCGGCTCAGTCACTAGTCATTAGTCACTAGCCGATGGAAACCAGCTGCGCTGGCAAAAAAAAATCAGGAGCTGTGAATGATGTGACCCCAAAAAGTTAGACCTTAGTAACGAGATGGTTTTTACCGTCTCGTTACTTTTTTATGCTGCCTGCAAGGAAAGCCTGTATTGAACAGGACTTTTCCAGCCCAGTTTTTCCTTGATTCTTTGCTCGTTATAGTATTTGATGTATCGTTCGATAGCGCCTTTTAATTCTTTGTAGCTGTAGTAGGTCACTCCGTAATATATTTCCTGCTTCAGTAAGCCGAAGAAGTTTTCCATTACAGCGTTATCATGACAGTTGCCTTTTCGAGACATGCTCTGAAAAATTCGTTCGTTTTTTAGTCTTTTGGTATAGAATTTCATTTGGTATGCCCAGCCCTGATCGGAGTGAAATGTTCTTCGATACGGACAATCAGCAGTAATTTTGATTGCTTTGGCTTGAGCTTCCAGTATGCTGTTAGCCGAAGGATATTTGGCTATTCCATAGCTGATGATTTCATTATTGAACATGTCCAGGAAAGGATCCAGATAAAGCTTGCGCAGAGTCAAATGTCCCTGTGAATCTGCTTCATAGTATTTGAATTCTGAAGTGTCGGTCGTAATCTTCTGGTGAGGGATATTCGTCTCAAAACGACGATGTATCCTATTTGGAGCAATGGTTCCTACCTTACCCTTATAGGAGCTGTATTTACGGCTCTTCCGGGTAAAAGATGTTACCTGAAGGCTCAGTTTCTGCATGATACGTTGAACTTTCTTCTTGTTCACGCAAATCCCTTGGTTCTTTAGCTCACCGGTCATGCGACGGTATCCATAATCTTTATGCTGGCTGCGGATTTCCTGTATTTTCTCCTCTACTTCCTGGTCTGGATTCTCGCGGTCAAACCGTTTCTGCCAGTACATATAGGTTGCTTTGGGCATTTGCGTATAGGAGAGAATGTCTTTCAACTTGAATGATCCTCGGAGACTGGAGATGATTTTCGCAACTCTCTCATTTTTGCTTCGTCCTCTAAACGCAGTCTCCTCAGTTCTTTTAAAAAAGCATTCTCTATTCGGAGTTTAAGGTTTTCATTCTCTAACTCCTGGACATGTTCCACACTGATGTTGACCATCGGTTGTTGAACCTGGGTATCTGTTTTTTTGGGTTTTGATTGGCTCAAAGTCTTTTTCCTACCTTTTTTATGTGACCGTAACGCATCCGGCCCCGCAATTTTAAATTCATTGACCCATCTGGAAATCAATGACGGATTGTTGATTCCTACACGAATTGCCAATTCCTGATATGAGATTTCATTTGTTAAGTAAGACTCTACCACAGAAAGTTTTTCTTTGAAAGAGTATATTTTTTGAGAGCGAGATCTCTTCAGACCATTATCTCCAAATGCCTTGTAAGCAGCAGCCCACTTTAGCAGCTGGCTGCTACTTGCCATCCCATATTTACGTGAAATAGAAATACACCCTTTGTCACTGTTCAAGTATTCCAGTACTATTTTTTTCTTAAATTCATAGCTGTGTCTTGCCATAAAAAAACTAACCCCCAATTGTTAGATTTTTGGTCTAACAATTGGGGGTCAGCTCAGAATACTTTTTCACAGCTCCCTTTTTTATGCCTTTTTCGTTGCAAACAAAGCTTCCACAAACTGCTGGGGGTCGAAGGGGCGAAAGTCCATCATCCCTTCACCGATGCCGATCCACTTCACATCCAGCCCCAGTTCCTCCTTGATGGCGATGACCACGCCTCCCTTGGCCGTGCCGTCCAGCTTGGTCAGCACCACCCCGGTGACATGGGCCGTCTCCAGAAAGATTTTCGCCTGGCTGATGGCATTCTGGCCCGTGGTGGCATCCAGTACCAGCAGTGTCTCGTGGGGTCCGTCAGGGATTTCCTTCCGGATGACCCGATAGATTTTTTCCAGCTCGTTCATCAGATTGGTCTTGTTGTGGAGCCGGCCCGCCGTATCCACAAACAACACATCCGCATTCCGGGCAATGGCGGCCTTCACGCCGTCGTACACAACCGCGGCCGGGTCCGCCCCATCCCCGTGGGCGATTACATCCACCTGGGCCCGTTTGCCCCAGATCTGAAGCTGCTCCGTGGCTCCGGCCCGGAAGGTATCGGCGGCGCACATCATCACCTTGTAGCCCATGAGCCGGTAATAATTGCTCAGCTTGCCGATGGTGGTGGTCTTGCCCACCCCGTTCACCCCCACCACCAGGACGATGGAAGGATGGCCCTTGAAGCGCATCCGGGGACCGGTGGTCTTCAACAGGTCTGCAATATAATTTTTGATGAAAGGCAGGGCTTCCGCCGGACTCTTGATCTGCCGGGTGGCAGCGGCCTTGCGCAGGGCGGCCATGATCTTTTCCGTGGTCTTGATGCCCACGTCCCCGGCCACCAGGATCATCTCCAGCTCATCCATGAAGTCGTCGTCCAG
This region of Acidaminococcus timonensis genomic DNA includes:
- a CDS encoding class I SAM-dependent methyltransferase translates to MFHKLMDNFFIYYLSHFDKHCFNVQIHGEEYTIGEGKPEFTILIHRDIPKKELLESTELALGEAYMRGDIEIKGDLFHMLCTLLDQADRFSLDRKGLRNILYMSEKKKDQAREVSSHYDLGNDFYQLWLDPTMSYSCAYFKHPDDTLEQAQRNKVDYILQKLYLKKGMNLLDIGCGWGFLLIEAARKYGVKGYGCTLSREQWKKGQERIRAEGLEDLVTIDLCDYRDLEDKGLGNHFDRIASVGMMEHVGRSNYATYMECANHLLKEGGLFLLHSITGHDEVVSEPWIRKYIFPGGTLPSLRELISHAYDASFRVLDVESLRQHYCRTLLCWYHNFCKVHEKVARWKDPEFVRMWDLYLCGCAAAFHIGYIDVHQTLMTKGNNNNLPMTRWY
- a CDS encoding amidohydrolase, which encodes MDPQQIIEQAVDNRYKDELIGLSQTIWELAEVGYEEFKSAEALCQALEKHGFTVTRNLVDIPTAFKGVWGKGSPVIGILGEYDALPGLSQEAGCPVKKPEHEGCPGHGCGHNLLGTGALAGALALKDYLEATGQPGTVVYFGTPAEENLSGKTFMARDGAFDGVDFFLSWHPAAENRTATPHLNANVCRTYKFQGITSHAAAAPELGRSALDSCEIMGVGANYLREHVIMEARIQYAYLDVGGRAPNVVQDHAAVRYVVRAPYYRQVKEIVKRLDDVARGAALICGTKVRVERESGYSEYINNKVLAQTATEAFHEIGVPKWDEADFALAKKFTEAFSDSMKEKEKQMLVNRYGRNRLAEKLSQPLDTEIRDFEPDREELDFGSTDVGDVGFIAPTYYFTAATEAFGTPGHSWYKTGQVNSPIGWKGMLTAGKVIALTAVKVLENPALLEAAQKEFMEKNDGQYDCPVEGVDHLPKL
- a CDS encoding alpha/beta hydrolase family protein, translating into MEKYIDINKNGLSVRCKLFYQKDFRNIPHMVICTHGFGGNKENHSAAKFAQQLISKYKGYGAIVFDWPCHGQDARKKLVLEEFMTYLTLVIDYCREELHAQDLYNYSVSFGAYLTLKYMAEIGNPFKKVGLRCPGINMYQLMLNNLSEEDLAKLKKGKEVSVGYERKMKCDQQFLDDLKKSDIRQYEYFDWADDMLILHGTKDKLAPIEDSQKFAEDNVIQFIPVENANHTFSDPKTSDFAAHTMVEFFKPE
- a CDS encoding IS3 family transposase; the protein is MISSLRGSFKLKDILSYTQMPKATYMYWQKRFDRENPDQEVEEKIQEIRSQHKDYGYRRMTGELKNQGICVNKKKVQRIMQKLSLQVTSFTRKSRKYSSYKGKVGTIAPNRIHRRFETNIPHQKITTDTSEFKYYEADSQGHLTLRKLYLDPFLDMFNNEIISYGIAKYPSANSILEAQAKAIKITADCPYRRTFHSDQGWAYQMKFYTKRLKNERIFQSMSRKGNCHDNAVMENFFGLLKQEIYYGVTYYSYKELKGAIERYIKYYNEQRIKEKLGWKSPVQYRLSLQAA
- a CDS encoding helix-turn-helix domain-containing protein: MARHSYEFKKKIVLEYLNSDKGCISISRKYGMASSSQLLKWAAAYKAFGDNGLKRSRSQKIYSFKEKLSVVESYLTNEISYQELAIRVGINNPSLISRWVNEFKIAGPDALRSHKKGRKKTLSQSKPKKTDTQVQQPMVNISVEHVQELENENLKLRIENAFLKELRRLRLEDEAKMRELRKSSPVSEDHSS
- the ftsY gene encoding signal recognition particle-docking protein FtsY yields the protein MSFLEQLKDGLSKTRQNFTERMEDLVGASVELDDDFMDELEMILVAGDVGIKTTEKIMAALRKAAATRQIKSPAEALPFIKNYIADLLKTTGPRMRFKGHPSIVLVVGVNGVGKTTTIGKLSNYYRLMGYKVMMCAADTFRAGATEQLQIWGKRAQVDVIAHGDGADPAAVVYDGVKAAIARNADVLFVDTAGRLHNKTNLMNELEKIYRVIRKEIPDGPHETLLVLDATTGQNAISQAKIFLETAHVTGVVLTKLDGTAKGGVVIAIKEELGLDVKWIGIGEGMMDFRPFDPQQFVEALFATKKA